Proteins from a single region of Eremothecium gossypii ATCC 10895 chromosome VI, complete sequence:
- the EMI1 gene encoding Emi1p (Syntenic homolog of Saccharomyces cerevisiae YDR512C (EMI1)) produces MPDSAPVEPQQPAEQYPSQISCTEAFDRLTDCYSIGGLVRHYYRHGEFNGCSKEIERFKFCILHGSDPVRVQQWYREEWEMNKSTKGTSEDVWSLRR; encoded by the coding sequence ATGCCAGATAGCGCGCCAGTGgagccgcagcagcccgcTGAGCAGTACCCGTCGCAGATATCGTGCACAGAGGCATTCGACCGGCTAACCGATTGCTACAGCATCGGCGGCCTGGTCCGCCACTACTACCGGCACGGCGAGTTTAACGGTTGCTCGAAGGAGATCGAGCGCTTCAAGTTTTGCATTCTGCACGGGTCGGACCCCGTGCGGGTGCAGCAGTGGTACCGCGAAGAGTGGGAAATGAATAAGAGCACCAAGGGCACGTCAGAAGACGTGTGGAGTCTCCGGCGCTGA
- the MXR2 gene encoding peptide-methionine (R)-S-oxide reductase (Syntenic homolog of Saccharomyces cerevisiae YCL033C (MXR2)): MSRQLIRTLRVGSMCASKWNPQLSAEQLRVLRDRGTERPHTGTYLYNKSTGIYHCANCDVPLYSSSAKFDSGCGWPAFYQEVRPGALRYIRDSSLGMERVEIRCSACDGHLGHVFEGEGFAQRLGLPKDVRHCVNSCSLRFRGEGN, translated from the coding sequence ATGTCTCGCCAGCTGATCAGAACATTGAGAGTGGGTAGCATGTGTGCGTCGAAGTGGAACCCGCAACTGAGTGCCGAGCAGCTGCGTGTGCTGCGAGACCGCGGGACGGAGAGACCGCACACGGGCACGTACCTGTACAACAAGAGCACAGGCATCTACCACTGTGCAAACTGTGACGTACCGCTgtacagcagcagcgcaaAGTTCGACTCGGGCTGTGGGTGGCCCGCGTTCTACCAAGAGGTGCGACCTGGGGCATTGCGGTACATCCGGGACTCGTCGCTTGGGATGGAGCGGGTGGAGATCAGGTGCAGTGCGTGCGATGGGCACCTCGGCCACGTGTTCGAGGGCGAAGGGTTCGCGCAGCGCCTAGGGCTGCCGAAGGACGTGCGGCACTGTGTGAACAGCTGCTCGCTGCGGTTCCGCGGCGAGGGTAATTAG
- the LSB5 gene encoding Lsb5p (Syntenic homolog of Saccharomyces cerevisiae YCL034W (LSB5)), producing the protein MGFLTDHQHTLITDVIDKVVTSERYTLEVELERLVHLIRAESEYEYTNNQLEAARALRKQLKYGNVGQQLRALELLNLFVSQQMKFAVMYNDAKLLQRLQGIAMNTETDSRGRRYESRVVKRCVGYVLAWAGFLEGRSRAYDGLVRLGGMVRRNYARSTGTSRRGGFLHDSADGSIHPEDTLRSALAYPAGDEDKIKLLISDAVATALALQNALLALPVGTRAVESADAAEKFTQARELRRKVLRYLQLVSGGDLLGPLLHANEELVAALMRFDELSNTADSSGSSDESEDTTLENPFGDQNKI; encoded by the coding sequence ATGGGGTTTCTGACGGATCATCAGCACACGCTGATAACGGACGTGATCGATAAGGTGGTGACTAGCGAGCGGTACACGCTAGAAGTGGAGCTGGAACGCCTGGTGCATTTGATCAGGGCAGAGTCGGAGTATGAATACACGAACAACCAGCTGGAGGCcgcgcgggcgctgcgCAAGCAGCTCAAGTACGGCAACGTggggcagcagctgcgggcgctggagctgctgaacCTGTTCGTGTCGCAGCAAATGAAGTTTGCCGTGATGTATAATGACGcgaagctgctgcagcgcctgcaggggATTGCGATGAACACGGAGACGGACTCGCGTGGGCGGCGATACGAGTCGCGTGTGGTCAAGCGCTGCGTGGGCTACGTGCTGGCGTGGGCCGGGTTTCTGGAGGGGCGGTCGCGCGCGTACGATGGCCTGGTGCGACTCGGGGGGATGGTCCGGCGCAACTACGCGCGCAGCACGGGCACCAGCCGGCGCGGAGGCTTCCTGCACGACAGCGCGGACGGTTCAATTCACCCGGAGGATACGCTCCGCTCGGCGCTCGCGTACCCGGCGGGCGACGAGGACAAGATCAAGCTGCTGATCAGCGACGCCGTCGCAACCGCGCTCGCTCTACAGAATGCACTGCTCGCGCTGCCGGTGGGCACCCGTGCCGTGGAAAGTGCGGACGCCGCCGAGAAGTTCACACAGGCCCGGGAGCTGCGTCGCAAGGTCCTGCGTTATCTGCAGCTCGTGAGCGGCGGCGACCTACTCGGCCCGCTCCTGCACGCCAACGAGGAGCTTGTCGCGGCCCTCATGCGCTTCGACGAGCTCTCCAACACCGCGGACTCCTCGGGGTCCAGCGATGAGAGCGAAGACACAACGCTCGAAAACCCGTTCGGCGACCAGAACAAGATCTGA
- the GRX1 gene encoding dithiol glutaredoxin GRX1 (Syntenic homolog of Saccharomyces cerevisiae YCL035C (GRX1) and YDR513W (GRX2)) yields MVSPSVIKQVQALIQQNRVFIASKTYCPYCQAAKRTLLEEKRVPASAVKLLELDTMGEEGAVIQAALQELSGQRTVPNIYINGRHVGGNSDLEALKASGELDQLLEEALRE; encoded by the coding sequence ATGGTTTCCCCTTCGGTTATTAAACAGGTGCAGGCGCTAATCCAGCAGAACCGCGTGTTCATTGCATCCAAGACGTACTGTCCGTATTGCCAGGCGGCAAAGCGTACGTTGCTGGAGGAGAAGCGCGTCCCGGCAAGCGCAGTAAAACTGTTGGAGCTTGACACCATGGGCGAGGAGGGCGCGGTGATCCAAGCGGCGTTGCAGGAGCTGAGCGGGCAGCGCACCGTGCCCAACATCTACATCAACGGGCGCCATGTGGGTGGCAACAGCGACCTCGAGGCGCTGAAGGCGTCTGGCGAGCTGGACCAGCTGTTGGAGGAGGCGCTACGCGAGTAA
- a CDS encoding AFR711Cp (NOHBY678; No homolog in Saccharomyces cerevisiae; Syntenic homolog of Kluyveromyces lactis KLLA0C01276g) → MVSFTKYVGLVATTFATVQAATYNVKLDYEQYVDVFYHFKSGGVSVEAVSEGLKVTAPDCEALQSGMIVVSKDGSKNNILVTWNQYGVFHLQHEGADLTWNEVSPQTCGTPSGSSSMAYSSTVSQSSAISAPPDYTLSASTYTTTVNGLETQYVTYCPISTAYSTQTYTSTAPGGAATTLTVVSPTAEIVVSRYTQTITQTLTLCEKKDACTATTVSVGETYTDVKLTRTVESAPVSTISSTYGSSAVAPLHTESKPGFSLSASVYTTTIDGSVTEYTTYCPVSTIYNTAVFTSNRPEGPTTIQVTSPISEVVVSKSLSTLTKTVTLCPESKACVVTPTITNSHVEVTVTRPIETPAPTSEEDTTTTIESIIYITLTDDSGTSVVSIPKTALSTISQATTPAPEAPKSSAPAPEAPKTTAPAPEAPKFSAPAPETPKSSAPAPEAPKSSAPAPEAPKSSAPAPEAPKSSAPAPEAPKSSAPAPEAPKSSAPAPETPKSAPAPEAPKSTASAPAPVPTVQTQASSTPEPTVTVPVPEPFEGAAARRSVGALALAGAIVAALL, encoded by the coding sequence ATGGTTTCTTTTACCAAGTACGTTGGCCTTGTTGCCACTACGTTCGCTACAGTGCAAGCTGCTACATATAATGTGAAACTCGACTATGAGCAGTATGTGGATGTGTTCTACCACTTCAAATCCGGCGGCGTCTCTGTTGAGGCGGTTTCCGAGGGTTTGAAGGTGACCGCACCAGACTGTGAGGCCTTACAGTCCGGTATGATCGTTGTCTCAAAGGATGGCTCGAAGAACAACATCCTAGTGACCTGGAACCAGTACGGTGTTTTCCACCTGCAACACGAGGGCGCAGACTTGACGTGGAACGAAGTCAGTCCACAAACCTGTGGTACGCCTTCTGGCTCTTCTTCGATGGCCTATAGTTCAACTGTATCGCAGTCCAGTGCCATTTCTGCTCCCCCAGACTACACCTTATCCGCCAGCACATACACCACCACGGTCAATGGTTTGGAGACGCAATACGTCACGTACTGCCCGATCTCGACCGCGTACTCTACTCAGACATACACCTCTACTGCTCCTGGTGGCGCCGCTACTACCTTAACCGTTGTTTCTCCAACCGCCGAGATTGTTGTGTCCAGATACACTCAGACCATCACGCAGACTTTGACGTTATGTGAAAAGAAAGATGCGTGTACCGCCACTACTGTTAGCGTCGGCGAGACCTACACTGATGTGAAGTTGACGAGAACAGTTGAATCTGCTCCAGTGAGCACAATCTCCAGTACATATGGTAGCTCCGCCGTAGCGCCATTGCACACTGAGTCCAAGCCGGGCTTCTCGCTGTCCGCCAGCGTCTACACCACCACCATCGACGGCTCTGTCACCGAGTATACCACGTACTGCCCAGTGTCGACCATCTACAACACAGCGGTTTTCACGTCTAACAGACCAGAAGGCCCAACTACCATTCAAGTCACCTCTCCTATTTCTGAAGTGGTCGTCTCGAAGTCCTTGTCCACCCTCACCAAGACGGTGACTCTATGCCCTGAGTCCAAGGCATGTGTTGTCACCCCAACTATTACCAACTCGCATGTGGAAGTTACTGTAACACGGCCAATTGAGACCCCGGCCCCAACATCTGAAGAGGACACGACCACCACCATTGAGTCGATTATCTACATCACCTTGACCGATGATTCCGGCACGTCTGTGGTCTCCATTCCAAAAACAGCATTGTCTACTATCTCGCAGGCCACTACTCCAGCTCCAGAGGCTCCAAAGTCctctgctccagctccagagGCGCCAAAGACCactgctccagctccagagGCTCCAAAGTTttctgctccagctccagagACTCCAAAATCctctgctccagctccagagGCTCCAAAGTCctctgctccagctcctgAGGCTCCAAAGTCCtctgctccagcacctGAGGCTCCAAAGTCctctgctccagctccagaggctccaaagtcttctgctccagctccagaggctccaaagtcttctgctccagcacctGAGACTCCAAAgtctgctccagctccagagGCGCCAAAGAGCACTGCATCAGCCCCGGCCCCAGTTCCAACCGTGCAGACCCAGGCGTCCTCCACGCCGGAGCCGACCGTGACCGTGCCAGTTCCTGAGCCGTTCGAGGGCGCGGCCGCTCGTCGCTCCGTCGGCGCGCTGGCCCTCGCAGGTGCAATCGTCGCTGCACTGCTCTAA
- the GFD2 gene encoding Gfd2p (Syntenic homolog of Saccharomyces cerevisiae YCL036W (GFD2) and YDR514C), translating into MADMGRIAKTTGKSSRGTNSARQPETRFITEEAGTMNRIRSMPIRMRSGVDVYQRALQAYKNARAKQKTSGPSWMMRVPYYQQLQRRTFDAPEEVVAARRKLVDDYMVQLGRRFQALAVRIGAERAAREAEVQRAWEAEHGKVPEEIQTLKQHLRAACSEAARTRLSEQVKQRTAYNRAVTAATVGQGPVVHALPGSPAWAALHDVFYKLQLRNTILFSIDIEAFESNTSVVTEVGISVYDPRENEDTLVPHFRTYHLCPEESLGLINKRFVPNHKCEFLHGETMVMPLSECVEFINGLIEYYLYPPTGVDDKYSRAIVGHGVSGDLQWLRSLLIDLPTIAGPGNSHPRDHVSVLDTAHLYQYFYGQKGSSLGKSLRLHGVPHSYLHNAGNDAYYTLQLLMKMGDVQQRIRHQWDDLYAVFNTLKQWEEYDNSTPSTQHAESVNNSTRATGKDYKPKSKSGRNRRHLDTHINGMRYHHNLDSFLASTAVVDCEIGR; encoded by the coding sequence ATGGCGGATATGGGCCGGATAGCGAAAACCACGGGAAAAAGTAGCAGAGGTACAAATTCCGCACGACAGCCAGAAACGCGTTTTATCACAGAGGAAGCAGGAACGATGAACCGGATTCGCAGCATGCCAATTCGCATGCGTTCTGGCGTGGACGTGTACCAGCGTGCACTGCAGGCATACAAGAACGCACGGGCGAAGCAGAAGACGAGCGGTCCGTCGTGGATGATGCGCGTGCCGTACTACCAGCAGTTGCAACGGCGCACTTTCGACGCGCCGGAGGAGGTGGTGGCGGCGCGCAGGAAGTTGGTAGACGACTACATGGTGCAGCTGGGGCGGCGGTTCCAGGCGCTTGCTGTGCGTATTGGGGcggagcgcgcggcgcgggaGGCGGAGGTGCAGCGGGCGTGGGAAGCTGAGCACGGCAAGGTACCTGAGGAAATCCAGACGCTGAAGCAGCATTTGCGGGCCGCGTGCAGCGAAGCGGCGCGCACGCGGCTTTCAGAGCAAGTCAAGCAGCGGACGGCGTATAACCGGGCGGTGACAGCCGCAACGGTAGGCCAGGGCCCTGTGGTGCACGCGCTCCCAGGGTCGCCTGCATGGGCGGCACTGCATGACGTCTTCTAcaagctgcagctgcgaAACACGATCTTGTTCTCCATTGACATCGAGGCGTTTGAGAGCAACACATCTGTCGTCACAGAGGTGGGAATCTCGGTCTACGATCCCCGCGAGAACGAGGACACGCTCGTGCCCCACTTCCGCACGTACCACCTCTGTCCTGAGGAGTCTCTCGGGTTGATAAACAAGCGGTTTGTTCCGAATCACAAATGCGAGTTTCTCCATGGTGAAACCATGGTAATGCCGCTCTCCGAGTGCGTTGAGTTCATTAACGGGCTTATCGAGTACTACCTGTACCCACCCACGGGCGTGGACGACAAGTACTCGCGGGCAATTGTGGGTCATGGTGTCTCTGGTGATCTGCAATGGCTTAGGAGTCTGCTCATCGACCTGCCCACGATCGCTGGCCCAGGCAACTCCCATCCGCGCGACCATGTTTCTGTCCTAGATACCGCGCATTTATACCAGTACTTCTATGGTCAGAAGGGTTCATCCCTAGGTAAGAGCTTAAGATTGCACGGTGTCCCACATAGCTATCTGCACAATGCAGGCAACGATGCATATTACACATTACAACTGCTCATGAAGATGGGCGATGTGCAGCAACGCATCCGGCACCAATGGGACGATCTATATGCTGTCTTCAACACGTTGAAGCAATGGGAGGAGTATGACAACTCCACGCCCTCCACTCAGCACGCAGAATCCGTCAATAACAGCACACGCGCTACCGGGAAAGACTATAAGCCAAAATCCAAATCGGGCAGAAACCGTCGACATCTGGATACCCACATCAATGGCATGCGCTATCACCATAATTTGGACAGCTTCTTAGCATCTACGGCGGTTGTTGACTGCGAGATAGGTAGGTAA
- the SRO9 gene encoding Sro9p (Syntenic homolog of Saccharomyces cerevisiae YCL037C (SRO9) and YDR515W (SLF1)): MTTTVEAGAIQDPVAGNVADENRQPSGAGGSAGSCPKETKKEIVKLQPAPIPQNSPWKPVQMGTGAGRATEDGRWPSAHEVATKLADDGSGRGRSQPMVTTGKEKWVPMKPAMLVPGQGLRKMQRKKKNGQAVNGGAAKRKTGNKAPPSQQKRAPDSHRKAHDEASAASATPSAPEEHVEQRELGEQQQVPEAAEQGAEHPTQHMAQMQPQPRRRFYGGRQQHSADGHKQFVSRQYTGSGGQPRRNFHNRPHSSAYRPRVYSSQIDPMMAIDNIARQIEYYFSIENLKTDSYLQSLLNKEGWVSFSTIASFYRLIKLSWGGDNNLIMGALREIVSNDNATVDVARVVDPVLPETPVEAARFFGSYAVRAKAWEQWVLDKPKDWSPTLEILTGSALDEFRFIPLPVPIQPVAPAVDSAQLASAHSSATTDDCARVTESA, from the coding sequence ATGACTACTACTGTTGAAGCTGGAGCCATTCAAGATCCTGTCGCTGGAAATGTCGCGGACGAGAACAGACAACCGTCGGGGGCGGGCGGATCTGCCGGAAGCTGTCCGAAGGAGACCAAGAAGGAAATTGTAAAGCTGCAGCCAGCGCCGATTCCACAGAACTCTCCGTGGAAACCGGTGCAGATGGGGACGGGGGCCGGACGGGCCACCGAGGACGGCCGCTGGCCTTCTGCGCACGAGGTTGCGACAAAGCTTGCTGACGACGGCAGCGGGCGGGGGCGCTCGCAACCGATGGTGACGACCGGGAAGGAGAAGTGGGTGCCAATGAAGCCGGCCATGCTTGTGCCCGGGCAGGGCTTGCGCAAGATGCAACGCAAGAAGAAAAACGGGCAGGCGGTCAACGGCGGTGCCGCGAAGCGCAAGACCGGAAACAAGGCACCCCCCAGCCAGCAAAAGAGAGCTCCAGACTCCCACAGGAAGGCGCATGACGAGGCGAGCGCCGCGAGCGCCACGCCATCTGCACCGGAGGAGCACGTGGAACAGCGCGAGCTcggcgagcagcagcaggtcCCCGAGGCCGCAGAGCAGGGTGCGGAACACCCGACACAGCATATGGCGCAGATGCAGCCCCAGCCCAGAAGACGCTTCTACGGCGGCAGGCAGCAGCACTCCGCTGACGGACACAAGCAGTTTGTGTCGCGGCAGTACACAGGCAGCGGCGGCCAGCCGCGCCGCAACTTCCACAACAGGCCCCACAGCAGCGCTTACCGGCCACGTGTCTACAGCTCGCAGATAGACCCGATGATGGCCATCGACAACATCGCGAGACAGATTGAGTACTACTTCAGCATAGAGAACTTGAAAACGGACTCGTACTTGCAGTCGCTATTAAACAAGGAAGGCTGGGTTTCGTTCTCCACCATCGCGTCCTTCTACCGCTTGATCAAGCTCTCCTGGGGCGGCGACAACAACTTAATAATGGGCGCCCTAAGAGAAATAGTCTCCAATGATAACGCCACGGTCGATGTCGCCCGTGTTGTCGATCCTGTTCTGCCTGAGACCCCCGTTGAAGCCGCCAGATTCTTTGGCAGCTACGCCGTCAGGGCTAAGGCCTGGGAACAGTGGGTTTTGGACAAGCCCAAGGACTGGAGCCCCACCCTAGAGATCCTCACCGGCTCCGCTCTTGACGAGTTCCGCTTTATCCCTCTGCCCGTGCCCATCCAGCCTGTCGCGCCAGCCGTCGATTCGGCGCAGCTCGCCTCCGCGCACAGCTCAGCGACTACCGACGACTGTGCCAGAGTGACCGAATCTGCCTAA
- the ATG22 gene encoding Atg22p (Syntenic homolog of Saccharomyces cerevisiae YCL038C (ATG22)), which translates to MSYETIPTSDENFDRDVSATNRNVFGWYLYAFSSEPFIVSAMSTYFPLLLEEFARNNGVQVDDHTVACGAEDKHCVLPLFGRRVFVDTSSFALYTFALGVLLQTVLVISVSGVVDVCKTVRFKRNVLLSFGMVGGLATCSTVLLRGNQYYILALLTVISNCCYGVINVVGNSLLPDVVSDLKRVLYLYRVIDSDQLTTVISGRGSGIGYIAAFVVQLCSVWLLRQPEYRDDIRVAVLLVGGWWMLFQLPLIWMLDDVVVRENSTQFKWSRSRQYLKAGWQSLGHAAMHANLLKDVLIFLVGWFIISDSITTINSAAILFSKTELHMSTVNLVVISILTMINAVIGAYFVPQLLSERLELPPHQSLIYLICWAGVIPFYGTLGFVFQSIGLKHPFEMYILAVWYGISMGGLAAVSRSVFSLLIPRGKESTFFSLFSITDKGSSVVGPLLIGLITDKTHNIRYSFYFLFLFVVASIPVFNALNVQRGKVEAEELAGINESRLETNDGFA; encoded by the coding sequence ATGAGTTACGAAACTATACCCACGAGCGATGAGAACTTTGACCGAGATGTCTCGGCTACGAATCGCAATGTATTTGGATGGTACCTGTATGCGTTCTCGAGCGAGCCCTTCATAGTGTCGGCGATGTCGACATACTTTCCGCTGCTACTCGAGGAGTTTGCACGGAACAACGGCGTACAGGTCGACGATCACACAGTGGCGTGTGGAGCGGAGGACAAGCACTGTGTATTGCCCCTTTTTGGGCGGAGGGTGTTTGTAGATACATCGAGCTTCGCGCTGTACACGTTTGCACTCGgggtgctgctgcagacGGTGCTGGTGATCAGTGTTTCCGGTGTAGTGGACGTTTGCAAGACAGTACGCTTCAAGCGCAATGTGCTGCTTTCTTTCGGGATGGTCGGTGGGCTGGCCACCTGCTCGAccgtgctgctgcgggGAAACCAGTACTACATCTTGGCGCTGCTGACGGTGATTTCGAATTGCTGTTACGGGGTGATCAACGTGGTCGGCAACTCGCTTTTGCCGGATGTGGTTTCTGACTTGAAGCGCGTGCTGTATCTATACAGAGTCATAGATTCCGACCAGTTGACGACAGTGATCAGCGGGCGCGGGAGTGGCATAGGTTACATTGCTGCATTTGTGGTACAGCTATGCTCGGTGTGGTTATTGAGGCAGCCCGAGTATCGTGACGATATCAGAGTGGCGGTGCTGCTTGTGGGCGGCTGGTGGATGCTCTTCCAATTGCCTCTGATTTGGATGTTGGATGATGTTGTGGTACGCGAGAATAGCACGCAGTTCAAGTGGAGCCGGTCGCGGCAGTACTTGAAAGCCGGATGGCAGTCGCTTGGACATGCTGCTATGCATGCTAACTTGCTGAAAGATGTGCTGATCTTTCTCGTTGGATGGTTTATCATCAGCGATTCCATTACAACCATCAATTCCGCAGCGATTCTATTTTCCAAGACAGAGCTTCACATGAGTACTGTTAACCTAGTCGTCATTAGCATTCTCACGATGATAAATGCTGTCATCGGCGCATATTTTGTCCCACAACTCCTCTCAGAACGGTTGGAGCTACCGCCACACCAGTCGTTGATATATCTCATCTGCTGGGCAGGCGTCATTCCATTTTACGGAACCTTAGGTTTTGTCTTTCAAAGTATTGGACTAAAGCATCCCTTTGAAATGTATATACTTGCTGTTTGGTATGGCATTTCCATGGGAGGTTTGGCAGCTGTTTCAAGATCCGTGTTTTCTCTTCTCATTCCTAGGGGTAAGGAATCTACATTTTTCAGTTTATTCAGCATTACAGACAAGGGGTCTTCGGTTGTTGGCCCCTTACTCATTGGCCTAATAACTGACAAGACTCACAACATCAGATACTCATTCTACTTCCTGTTCTTGTTTGTTGTAGCATCAATTCCAGTTTTCAATGCGCTAAATGTACAAAGAGGCAAAGTGGAAGCAGAAGAACTAGCGGGGATAAATGAGAGTAGGCTGGAGACAAATGATGGGTTTGCTTAA
- the GID7 gene encoding glucose-induced degradation complex subunit GID7 (Syntenic homolog of Saccharomyces cerevisiae YCL039W (GID7)), whose amino-acid sequence MPLSVSESEELFIPEYTRKKQSNAIQALEQPFDREQLTKLLINTLHELGYEQSAAMLQQESGGVQVESETVQTLFELVKSGRFEHCTVRLLFRLPLVNGDLAHLLPVENSEECGDPGEPGVTGELLRQYQLLQQCVQRLSVYNAEDIAKLTTAVEIFVLVLRQVFIEMVFVRQDKKRALSFLRSLLRPTIQLWDSLVAVQTISMVEEPEGEWAMTPDTALLQMTTILTCPAESAEATKIWGGSLAASRQLALDQISQYINPNDLVPRGRLITLLKQAIQFQRSSDLLSFSDDPHNHEGNRSGEKTTYNLLQDNVGSMCMFNFSHVKTLSENKDEIWYLQFSPDGRYLASASTDPSSDRKVFIYDVLNNFRVYKVLAGTEQSVICLTFSADSKKVITCPFNEDVKVYNIHDEGTPIGNNANIHPNMVGARVIDPAYQVTVTLQDTPSSAVSSSSANTRMRVWCATWFHHQPNLIALGSTDRDVVIYDLDLRTTVCRLAQTYQNSINSPNHSTSTSPPPTATDTGNDQFLRVHAVTISHDDKYLICMSNDTYIDVYDMSELSPDCERSHEIRTPRLSRLNIGKQMMSMSGPVGPDDSLLLISVQPHELQLWDFKRQIMVQRYVGQRQVAYIIRSCFGYGDNLVAGGSEDGKIYIWDRYYGNIIGVLSGHNMERPDDSRNKNFPMTKVCNTVAWNPVNSRLFASGGDDGLVKIWKVDPN is encoded by the coding sequence ATGCCTTTGTCTGTGTCTGAATCGGAGGAGCTGTTCATCCCAGAGTACACACGCAAGAAGCAGTCTAATGCAATTCAAGCACTTGAGCAGCCGTTTGACAGGGAGCAGCTCACAAAATTGCTCATTAACACGCTCCACGAGCTGGGTTATGAGCAGTCGGCGGCGATGTTGCAGCAGGAGAGCGGCGGGGTGCAGGTTGAGTCCGAGACGGTGCAGACACTATTTGAGCTGGTGAAATCCGGGCGGTTCGAACATTGCACGGTGCGGTTGCTTTTCCGCCTACCGCTTGTGAATGGAGACCTTGCGCACCTACTCCCGGTGGAGAATTCAGAGGAATGTGGTGATCCAGGAGAGCCCGGGGTGACCGGGGAGCTTCTGCGGCAGTACCAGCTACTTCAGCAGTGTGTGCAGCGGCTCTCGGTGTACAACGCGGAGGACATTGCGAAGCTCACAACGGCAGTGGAGATATTTGTACTTGTCTTGCGGCAGGTTTTCATTGAGATGGTTTTTGTGCGGCAGGATAAGAAACGCGCGTTATCGTTCTTACGGTCGCTTCTCAGGCCGACGATACAGCTCTGGGACTCGCTTGTGGCTGTACAGACCATATCTATGGTGGAGGAGCCCGAGGGAGAGTGGGCTATGACTCCCGACACAGCTCTTCTGCAGATGACGACTATTTTGACGTGTCCTGCGGAATCCGCAGAGGCAACAAAAATATGGGGAGGGTCTCTGGCAGCCTCGCGGCAATTGGCGCTTGATCAGATTTCACAATATATCAACCCGAATGATTTGGTTCCACGGGGCAGGCTCATTACGTTGTTAAAACAGGCTATACAGTTCCAGCGGTCCAGCGACCTGTTAAGCTTCAGCGACGATCCTCACAACCACGAAGGAAACCGTTCTGGAGAGAAAACCACTTATAACTTGCTTCAAGATAACGTTGGCTCTATGTGCATGTTCAATTTCAGTCATGTGAAGACTCTTTCGGAAAATAAAGATGAAATCTGGTACCTCCAATTCTCACCAGATGGTCGGTATTTGGCCAGTGCATCCACTGACCCTTCCAGCGATCGTAAGGTATTCATATATGACGTGTTAAACAACTTCAGGGTTTATAAAGTTTTGGCCGGTACAGAACAATCTGTAATTTGTTTGACCTTCTCTGCCGACAGCAAGAAAGTCATCACATGCCCTTTTAATGAAGACGTGAAGGTCTATAACATACACGATGAGGGAACCCCTATCGGCAACAATGCAAATATTCATCCAAATATGGTTGGCGCCAGGGTAATTGATCCGGCTTATCAGGTGACAGTTACCCTCCAAGACACACCGTCTTCTGCGGTTTCAAGCTCATCCGCGAACACTCGAATGCGCGTGTGGTGCGCTACGTGGTTCCATCACCAGCCCAATCTAATAGCATTGGGATCCACTGACAGAGATGTTGTCATCTATGACCTAGATCTGAGAACTACTGTGTGTCGGCTAGCGCAAACTTATCAGAATTCCATCAACTCACCGAACCATAGCACATCTACGTCACCTCCCCCTACCGCTACAGATACCGGGAATGATCAATTTTTGCGTGTTCATGCTGTAACCATATCGCATGATGACAAGTACCTAATATGCATGAGCAATGACACGTACATTGATGTCTACGACATGTCAGAATTATCGCCTGATTGTGAACGCTCGCACGAAATTAGGACTCCTAGACTATCTAGACTTAATATTGGGAAGCAGATGATGTCCATGAGCGGGCCAGTTGGACCCGATGATTCGCTTTTACTAATCAGTGTACAGCCACACGAGCTTCAGCTATGGGATTTCAAAAGGCAGATTATGGTCCAAAGATATGTAGGACAGCGGCAGGTGGCATACATCATCCGTTCGTGCTTTGGGTATGGGGACAACCTAGTTGCTGGAGGTTCGGAAGACGGGAAGATATACATTTGGGATAGATATTATGGTAATATTATTGGCGTTCTATCTGGGCATAACATGGAGAGACCGGACGACTCCAGAAATAAAAACTTCCCAATGACCAAAGTTTGCAATACTGTAGCATGGAATCCCGTCAATTCAAGACTATTTGCCTCTGGAGGAGATGACGGTCTGGTGAAGATATGGAAGGTTGACCCTAATTGA